In a genomic window of Chryseobacterium sp. G0162:
- the ftsY gene encoding signal recognition particle-docking protein FtsY — translation MSWFKNIFKKEEKETLDKGLEKSSQGFFEKMTKAVVGKSKVDDEVLDDLEEVLIASDVGASTTIKIIERIEERVARDKYVGVNELDAILREEISGLLLENPHAGTGNIDTSKKPYVIMVVGVNGVGKTTTIGKLAHQFKSEGKKVVLGAADTFRAAAVDQLVIWSERVGVPIVKQEMGSDPASVAFDTVQSAVAQNADVVIIDTAGRLHNKINLMNELSKIKRVMQKVIPDAPHEILLVLDGSTGQNAFEQAKQFTAATEVNALAVTKLDGTAKGGVVIGISDQFQIPVKYIGVGEKMQDLQLFNGTEFVDSFFKKR, via the coding sequence ATGAGTTGGTTTAAAAATATTTTCAAAAAGGAAGAAAAAGAAACACTGGATAAAGGATTGGAAAAATCCAGCCAGGGGTTCTTTGAAAAAATGACGAAGGCCGTAGTCGGTAAAAGCAAAGTAGATGATGAAGTTCTGGATGATCTGGAAGAAGTACTGATTGCCTCTGACGTAGGCGCTTCCACTACCATTAAAATCATAGAGAGAATTGAAGAACGTGTTGCCCGCGACAAATATGTTGGAGTGAACGAACTGGATGCTATTCTTCGTGAAGAAATTTCAGGATTACTGCTTGAAAATCCTCATGCAGGCACAGGAAATATTGATACTTCTAAAAAACCCTACGTCATTATGGTAGTAGGTGTAAACGGAGTTGGAAAAACAACCACTATTGGAAAACTGGCTCACCAGTTTAAATCCGAAGGTAAAAAAGTAGTTCTTGGAGCTGCTGATACCTTCAGAGCTGCAGCTGTTGACCAACTTGTTATCTGGAGCGAACGAGTGGGTGTTCCTATTGTAAAACAGGAAATGGGTTCCGATCCTGCTTCTGTAGCTTTTGATACCGTACAAAGTGCCGTAGCTCAAAATGCAGACGTTGTTATCATTGACACTGCAGGAAGACTTCATAATAAGATCAACCTGATGAATGAGCTTTCCAAGATTAAAAGAGTAATGCAAAAGGTGATTCCTGATGCTCCTCATGAGATTTTATTGGTACTTGACGGTTCTACAGGGCAAAATGCATTTGAACAAGCTAAACAATTTACAGCAGCAACAGAAGTGAATGCTTTAGCCGTAACAAAATTAGACGGAACAGCAAAAGGAGGTGTTGTTATCGGGATCTCAGATCAGTTCCAAATTCCAGTAAAATATATAGGAGTAGGTGAAAAAATGCAAGATCTGCAGCTTTTCAATGGTACGGAATTTGTAGACTCATTCTTCAAGAAAAGATGA
- a CDS encoding GlsB/YeaQ/YmgE family stress response membrane protein: MGIITWILFGLIAGAIAKMIMPGTQGGGWLITIILGIVGAFVGGAIGVYILHWGDVTSFWNPRSWILAIGGALIVLWIYGMATKKS; the protein is encoded by the coding sequence ATGGGAATTATAACATGGATCTTATTCGGTCTTATTGCAGGTGCAATCGCTAAAATGATTATGCCGGGAACTCAAGGAGGAGGTTGGCTAATCACTATTATCCTAGGAATTGTAGGAGCATTTGTAGGAGGAGCTATAGGAGTTTACATTCTACATTGGGGAGATGTTACTTCATTCTGGAATCCAAGAAGCTGGATTCTTGCCATCGGAGGAGCTTTAATTGTCCTCTGGATTTACGGAATGGCCACGAAGAAAAGCTAA
- a CDS encoding T9SS type A sorting domain-containing protein, protein MKRIYILLSMLPVGLCAQNFTEIQTGMNNFYFSASDIADVDNNGTLDIVVNGAIDSDGDGNPDATYNEVYQNTGTTFQPYTDLGGDVTHLGDIKFIDYNNDGLMDIISTGLSYMDIVNYKHYRFKNTGVGFTREEELPGKIYGSLEVFDFNHDGKQDYAINGTQFAHGGGFRNTVDFYKNTGSGFDMTENWADGTQNGSFKMVDLNNDQLLDMVIIGSDINGDPVSKVYINQNGTLVDTQALDSLISGKLEVADFNADGFQDIVVAGKDANDDPYLAVLMNDGTGNLITHQITSEVSEASISVGDLNNDGYYDFMIAGDINYNAVVKSYLYNTSSQTFTEGAVTGLHSLGGPGTMQLFDFNNDNHLDVLLSGFDWAGQDNPSLTKVFKNNSTAQNGKPMAPTHLNLTKNGNRFNFTWSGATDDKTPVNALRYEIKVGSTPGSQNIAKYIVTTPSWFLDLDLSVQNVYWSVRSIDASKVYSDTSAQGTLATKENMINREKDFVIYPNPTSDKVYIKGEKVSEAEIYSMEGRKLNVILNRDQSIDVSHLPKGVYLLKLKIKNEITTKKITIK, encoded by the coding sequence ATGAAGAGAATTTATATTCTATTGTCTATGCTGCCTGTTGGTTTATGTGCTCAGAATTTTACGGAGATACAGACCGGGATGAACAATTTTTATTTCTCAGCTTCTGATATCGCTGATGTAGATAATAACGGTACACTGGATATTGTAGTCAATGGAGCTATAGATTCAGATGGGGATGGAAATCCTGATGCTACCTATAATGAAGTGTATCAGAATACAGGAACAACCTTTCAGCCTTATACGGACCTGGGTGGAGATGTAACACATTTGGGGGATATAAAATTCATCGACTATAACAATGATGGGTTGATGGATATTATTTCTACCGGGTTGAGCTATATGGATATTGTAAACTATAAGCATTACCGTTTTAAAAATACCGGAGTAGGCTTCACAAGAGAGGAGGAGCTTCCGGGAAAAATTTATGGTTCGTTAGAGGTTTTTGACTTCAATCATGACGGAAAGCAGGACTACGCCATCAATGGAACTCAGTTTGCGCACGGAGGAGGTTTTAGAAATACGGTTGATTTTTATAAGAATACAGGATCGGGCTTTGATATGACTGAAAATTGGGCTGATGGAACTCAAAATGGAAGCTTTAAAATGGTAGATCTTAATAATGACCAGCTTTTGGATATGGTTATTATAGGCTCAGATATTAACGGTGATCCGGTTTCTAAAGTATATATTAATCAGAATGGAACATTGGTTGATACCCAGGCTCTTGATTCTTTAATTTCAGGAAAACTGGAAGTGGCTGATTTTAATGCGGATGGTTTCCAGGATATTGTAGTGGCGGGTAAAGATGCCAATGATGACCCTTATCTTGCAGTTCTGATGAATGACGGAACCGGTAATTTAATCACTCACCAGATCACATCAGAGGTTTCTGAAGCCTCCATAAGTGTTGGAGATTTGAATAATGATGGATATTATGACTTTATGATTGCCGGAGATATTAATTATAACGCTGTTGTAAAATCCTATTTATATAATACATCCAGTCAGACGTTTACAGAAGGAGCTGTCACTGGCTTACACAGCTTAGGAGGCCCGGGAACGATGCAGCTGTTTGATTTTAATAATGATAATCATTTAGATGTCCTGTTAAGTGGATTTGATTGGGCAGGTCAGGACAATCCATCTTTGACAAAGGTTTTTAAAAATAATTCTACAGCGCAAAATGGAAAGCCAATGGCTCCAACACACTTAAATCTGACTAAAAACGGAAACCGATTTAACTTTACATGGAGTGGGGCAACAGATGATAAAACTCCAGTTAACGCGCTACGTTATGAAATTAAAGTAGGATCTACACCAGGTTCACAGAATATTGCCAAATATATTGTAACAACTCCTTCATGGTTTCTGGATCTTGATCTGTCTGTTCAGAATGTATACTGGAGTGTAAGATCAATTGATGCTTCAAAGGTATATTCTGATACATCTGCACAAGGAACATTGGCAACGAAAGAGAATATGATCAATCGTGAAAAAGACTTTGTTATATATCCGAACCCAACTTCTGATAAAGTTTATATAAAAGGGGAGAAGGTTTCAGAAGCTGAGATCTATTCAATGGAAGGCCGAAAGCTGAATGTGATTTTAAACAGAGATCAGTCTATTGATGTATCTCATCTTCCTAAAGGGGTATATTTATTAAAACTGAAGATAAAAAACGAAATAACCACTAAAAAAATTACTATTAAATAA
- a CDS encoding RidA family protein: protein MKKILVLIGTVIFQFSFSQKTMDPIVYKSSPKVFSIPGLSQSVSIDCGTSRMILLSGQVPLDSKGNLVGNNVEEQTHQIFKNIENILKEYEGTGKDIVKLTIFITDISKTPDFRKIRDEYVNLQNPPVSSLVEVNKLFRNDVLIEVEATAVIKNKR from the coding sequence ATGAAGAAGATTCTTGTACTAATAGGCACAGTTATTTTTCAATTTTCATTCAGTCAGAAAACGATGGATCCTATAGTATACAAAAGTTCACCAAAAGTTTTCAGCATCCCGGGATTATCACAATCAGTAAGCATTGATTGCGGTACTTCCAGAATGATTTTATTATCTGGTCAGGTTCCTTTAGATTCAAAAGGAAACCTGGTGGGAAATAATGTAGAGGAACAGACCCATCAGATTTTCAAAAACATTGAAAATATTCTGAAGGAGTATGAAGGTACAGGGAAAGATATCGTCAAACTGACTATCTTCATCACAGACATCTCAAAAACCCCGGATTTCAGAAAAATAAGGGATGAATATGTCAATCTTCAGAATCCTCCCGTAAGCAGCCTTGTAGAGGTCAATAAGCTTTTCAGGAATGATGTACTGATAGAAGTAGAAGCCACAGCAGTGATTAAAAACAAAAGATAA
- a CDS encoding DUF4295 family protein: MAKKVVATLQTGSKKMTKVVKMVKSSKSGAYVFEEKVMNADEVDGFLKK; encoded by the coding sequence ATGGCAAAGAAAGTAGTAGCAACCCTACAAACTGGGTCTAAGAAAATGACTAAAGTGGTGAAAATGGTGAAGTCTTCTAAATCAGGAGCTTACGTTTTCGAAGAAAAAGTAATGAATGCTGATGAAGTAGATGGTTTTTTGAAAAAATAA
- the rpmB gene encoding 50S ribosomal protein L28: MSRICQITGKRAMVGNNVSHANNKTKRRFEINLLEKKFYLPEQDKHVTLKVSAHGLRVINKIGIEEAIERATRNGLIKKN, translated from the coding sequence ATGTCAAGAATTTGCCAAATAACAGGAAAGCGTGCAATGGTTGGTAACAACGTTTCTCACGCTAATAACAAAACGAAGCGTCGTTTTGAAATTAACTTATTAGAGAAGAAGTTTTACCTTCCAGAGCAAGATAAGCACGTTACACTGAAAGTATCAGCTCATGGATTGAGAGTGATTAACAAGATTGGAATCGAGGAAGCTATTGAAAGAGCTACAAGAAACGGATTGATTAAAAAGAATTAA
- the rpmG gene encoding 50S ribosomal protein L33: protein MAKKGNRVQVILECTEHKESGMPGMSRYISTKNKKNTTERLELKKYNPVLKRSTLHKEIK from the coding sequence ATGGCAAAAAAAGGAAACAGAGTTCAAGTAATCCTTGAATGTACAGAGCACAAAGAAAGCGGTATGCCAGGAATGTCTAGATACATTTCTACAAAAAATAAAAAGAACACTACAGAGAGATTGGAATTGAAAAAATACAATCCTGTTCTTAAGAGATCTACCCTTCACAAAGAAATTAAGTAA